A DNA window from Palaemon carinicauda isolate YSFRI2023 chromosome 39, ASM3689809v2, whole genome shotgun sequence contains the following coding sequences:
- the LOC137631405 gene encoding uncharacterized protein encodes MDLVCLNYEAMELDCLTCEAMDLVCLNYEAMDLDCLNCEAMDLVCLNSEAMDLDCLNCEAMDLVCLNYEAMELDCLNCEAMDLVCLNYEAMELDCLNCEAMDLVCLTCEALDLVCLNYEAMELDCLNCEAMDLVCLNYEAMDLVCLNYEAMDLAMELDCLNCEAMDLVCLNYEAMDLDCLNYEAMDLDCLTCEAMDLVCLNYEAMELNCLNCEAMDLICLNYEAMDLVCLNCEAMELDCLNCEAMDLVCLNYEAMDLAMDLDCLNYEAMDLVCLNYEAMELDCLNCEAMDLVCLNYEAMELDCLNCEAMDLVCLNCEAMELDCLNYEAMDLVCLNYEAMDLVCLNYEAMELNCLNCEAMDLICLNHEAMDLVCLNCEAMELDCLNCEAMDLVCLNYEAMDLVCLNCEAMDLDCLNYEAMDLVCLNYEAMELDCLNCEAMDLVCLTCEALDLVCLNYEAMELDCLNCEAMDLVCLNYEAMDLVCLNYEAMDLAMELDCLNCEAMDLVCLNYEAMDLDCLNYEAMDLDCLTCEAMDLVCLNYEAMELNCLNCEAMDLICLNYEAMDLVCLNCEAMELDCLNCEAMDLVCLNYEAMDLAMDLDCLNYEAMDLVCLNYEAMELDCLNCEAMDLVCLNYEAMELDCLNCEAMDLVCLNYEAMELDCLNYEAMDLVCLNYEAMDLVCLNYEAMELDCLNCEAMDLDCLNCEAMDLVCLN; translated from the exons atggatttagtttgtttgaattatgaGGCTATGGAATTAGATTGTTTGACTTGTGAGGCTatggatttagtttgtttgaattatgaGGCTATGGATTTAGATTGTTTGAATTGTGAGGCTATGGATTTAGTTTGTTTAAATTCTGAGGCTATGGATTTAGATTGTTTGAATTGTGAGGCTatggatttagtttgtttgaattatgaggctatggaattagattgtttgaattgtgaggctatggatttagtttgtttgaattatgaGGCTATGGAATTAGATTGTTTGAATTGTGAGGCTATGGATTTAGTTTGTTTGACTTGTGAGGCTTtggatttagtttgtttgaattatgaGGCCATGGAATTAGATTGTTTGAATTGTGAGGCTatggatttagtttgtttgaattatgaggctatggatttagtttgtttgaattatgaggctatggattta GCCATGGAATTAGATTGTTTGAATTGTGAGGCTatggatttagtttgtttgaattatgaGGCTATGGATTTAGATTGTTTGAATTATGAGGCTATGGATTTAGATTGTTTGACTTGTGAGGCTatggatttagtttgtttgaattatgaGGCCATGGAATTAAATTGTTTGAATTGTGAGGCTATGGATTTAATTTGTTTGAATTATGAGGCTatggatttagtttgtttgaattgtgAGGCCATGGAATTAGATTGTTTGAATTGTGAGGCTatggatttagtttgtttgaattatgaggctatggattta gctatggatttagattgtttgaattatgaggctatggatttagtttgtttgaattatgaGGCCATGGAATTAGATTGTTTGAATTGTGAGGCTatggatttagtttgtttgaattatgaGGCCATGGAATTAGATTGTTTGAACTGTGAGGCCatggatttagtttgtttgaattgtgaggctatggaattagattgtttgaattatgaggctatggatttagtttgtttgaattatgaggctatggatttagtttgtttgaattatgaGGCCATGGAATTAAATTGTTTGAATTGTGAGGCTATGGATTTAATTTGTTTGAATCATGAGGCTatggatttagtttgtttgaattgtgAGGCCATGGAATTAGATTGTTTGAATTGTGAGGCTatggatttagtttgtttgaattatgaggctatggatttagtttgtttgaattgtgaggctatggatttagattgtttgaattatgaggctatggatttagtttgtttgaattatgaGGCTATGGAATTAGATTGTTTGAATTGTGAGGCTATGGATTTAGTTTGTTTGACTTGTGAGGCTTtggatttagtttgtttgaattatgaGGCCATGGAATTAGATTGTTTGAATTGTGAGGCTatggatttagtttgtttgaattatgaggctatggatttagtttgtttgaattatgaggctatggattta GCCATGGAATTAGATTGTTTGAATTGTGAGGCTatggatttagtttgtttgaattatgaGGCTATGGATTTAGATTGTTTGAATTATGAGGCTATGGATTTAGATTGTTTGACTTGTGAGGCTatggatttagtttgtttgaattatgaGGCCATGGAATTAAATTGTTTGAATTGTGAGGCTATGGATTTAATTTGTTTGAATTATGAGGCTatggatttagtttgtttgaattgtgAGGCCATGGAATTAGATTGTTTGAATTGTGAGGCTatggatttagtttgtttgaattatgaggctatggattta gctatggatttagattgtttgaattatgaggctatggatttagtttgtttgaattatgaGGCCATGGAATTAGATTGTTTGAATTGTGAGGCTatggatttagtttgtttgaattatgaGGCCATGGAATTAGATTGTTTGAACTGTGAGGCCatggatttagtttgtttgaattatgaggctatggaattagattgtttgaattatgaggctatggatttagtttgtttgaattatgaggctatggatttagtttgtttgaattatgaGGCCATGGAATTAGATTGTTTGAATTGTGAGGCTATGGATTTAGATTGTTTGAATTGTGAGGCTatggatttagtttgtttgaattaa